The DNA segment CCATCGCGCTCGACATCATCGCCCTGATGGACGCGCTGAAGATCGAGAAGGCCGTCCTCGCGGGCTTCGACTGGGGATCGCGGACCGCCGACATCATCGCGGCCCTCTGGCCGGAGCGCTGCAAGGCGCTGGTGTCGGTGAGCGGTTACCTCATCACGAACCCGGAGGCCAACCTGGAGCCGATCGCGCCCGCCGCCGAGTACTCCTGGTGGTACCAGTACTACTTCTCCACGGAGCGGGGCCGCCTCGCCATGCAGGACAAGGACAAGCGCCACGACCTGGCGCGGCTGGTCTGGGACACCGTCTCCCCCACCTGGGACTTCGACGACGCCACCTTCGAGCGCACGGCGGCGGCGTTCGAGAACCCCGACTACGCGGACATCGTCATCCACAACTACCGCTGGCGCCTCAGCCTCGCCGAGGGCGAGCGCCGCTACGACGCCTTGGAGCGGCGGCTGGCCGCGCGACCGGTGATCGGGGTGCCGACCATCACCCTCGACCCCGACCGCGACCCCTTCACGGCGCCCGGCAACGGCACGTCGTACCGGGACAGGTTCACCGGCGCGTACGACCACCGCACCCTGACGGGCATCGGCCACAACGTCCCCCAGGAGGCACCCGCGGCCTTCGCCCAGGCCGTCGTGGACGTGGACCGCTTCTGACGTGCCGTCAGGTCCTGGCTTCGCCTGCCCGTCCGTTCCCGGGCAGCCTCCCCCTCCCGTGCGGCTCCCCGAGACATAGCGGCAGTTGAGCCGGCACGGATACGGCACCGATACAACCCCCACCTTCACTGGACGTCGTGGCGCGCGTCAGGAGGACGCCCCGTCCTGGGGTGTCAGGAGGACGCCGCAGGACGGAGCCAGCACATGGGACACAGGTTCGGTGCCAGGAGGATTCCGCTCGCCTTGCTGGCGGGGGCCATGGTGCTCTCGGCGACGGCGGTGGGACCCGCCACCGCCGCGGGGCAGACGGCCCGGCCCGGCGCACAGAGCGGCGGCGAGCGGCTCTACCCGGGACTCGGCAACGGCGGTTACGACGTGCGGTCGTACGACGTGGCCTACGACTACCGGCCCGGCGAGACGGTGATGAACTCCTCCGTGGACATCGTGGCCACGGCACGGCAGGCGCTGTCCAGCTTCAGCCTGGACTCGGTGGGCCAGCGGATCGGCTCCGCCACCGTGAACGGCGCCCCGGCCGGCTTCCGCCTGGACGGGGACAGGGAGAAGCTGGTCATCACGCCCAAGCGGGCACTGGCGCGGGGCCTTCCGTTCCGGGTCCGCATCGGCTTCGTCGCCGACCGCGCGGTGAACCCGCCCTCGCCCTGGTTCCCCGAGCAGGACCACTTCAAGAACTGGGTCGAGAAGGACGACGGCTTCGCCCTCTTCGGCCAGCCGCACCGCTCGCACCTGTTCTTCCCGATGAACGACATCCCCCGGGACAAGGCCCGCGCCACCTTCCGGATCACCGTCCCCGAGGACCTCCAGGCGGTGGCGGGCGGCACCCTGACGTCACGGCGGACCGCCGGCGACCGGACCACGTACGTCTACACCACCCGCGACCCCGTCCCCACCGACGTGATGCAGGCCGCGGTGGGCCACTTCACGCGGACCAACGGGACCGGGCCGGGCGGCGTCCCCCTGCGCAGCTTCGTCAACACGC comes from the Streptomyces sp. TS71-3 genome and includes:
- a CDS encoding M1 family metallopeptidase, producing MGHRFGARRIPLALLAGAMVLSATAVGPATAAGQTARPGAQSGGERLYPGLGNGGYDVRSYDVAYDYRPGETVMNSSVDIVATARQALSSFSLDSVGQRIGSATVNGAPAGFRLDGDREKLVITPKRALARGLPFRVRIGFVADRAVNPPSPWFPEQDHFKNWVEKDDGFALFGQPHRSHLFFPMNDIPRDKARATFRITVPEDLQAVAGGTLTSRRTAGDRTTYVYTTRDPVPTDVMQAAVGHFTRTNGTGPGGVPLRSFVNTPDSPKAAPVLALIPDQMRWLEEQIGSPYPFETYGLLGVPGGYNNVALESATLSTFAADGLTSGPRAIETTMLHELVHQYFGDAVSVHSWDDMWLSEGHASYYAFRYMADKGDSDATFDENIHRAYDFDVDNRPVYGPPGRPADTLDVLGGTNAGGCVMLDGLHRMVGDATFRAIEHTFFEKYRGRSAATQDYIDVANAVSGKDLTSYIRSWVYGKTTPVPVGHPDWVTPPPSQSRS
- a CDS encoding alpha/beta fold hydrolase is translated as MINRRTFGKALGLGTGAATAALAGLPAASASAASAAPRNGAKAPTVPTAAPGAHTSFAPLKQVRAGVLDIGYAEAGPAHGPVVICLHGWPYDIHSYVDVAALLAAQGYRVIVPHLRGHGTTRFLSARTFRNAQQSAIALDIIALMDALKIEKAVLAGFDWGSRTADIIAALWPERCKALVSVSGYLITNPEANLEPIAPAAEYSWWYQYYFSTERGRLAMQDKDKRHDLARLVWDTVSPTWDFDDATFERTAAAFENPDYADIVIHNYRWRLSLAEGERRYDALERRLAARPVIGVPTITLDPDRDPFTAPGNGTSYRDRFTGAYDHRTLTGIGHNVPQEAPAAFAQAVVDVDRF